A stretch of Bacillus pseudomycoides DNA encodes these proteins:
- the ytvI gene encoding sporulation integral membrane protein YtvI — translation MNRNSLYIILRLIFVILATIIGFYALLYVSGLIYPFIIALAFAYLINPVVNFLNQKLQFPRALAVLVSLILVFGAIVGLVTYLVTEAISATTYLLQIVTEKFPAIVQYAQQFALNNIMPLYDDLISQFNHLGESQQYTITQNIQNLGTEATQQMKELLTAIISGLTNFISALPTTLTVLVFILLATFFISFDWHTLAYKVKQLLPNRVHGYGKTIFVDLRKALFGFVKAQLTLVSMTTIIVLIGLLILRVPYAITIAIITGVVDLLPYLGTGAVFVPWVIYVFFTGDTAFAIGLLILYIVVIVQRQIMEPKVLSSNIGLDPLPTLIALFVGFKLYGFLGLIIGPVTLVLLNTLHKAHVFHDLWKFIKGPPLK, via the coding sequence TTGAATAGAAATTCACTGTATATCATATTGCGACTTATATTTGTCATTTTAGCAACGATAATTGGGTTCTACGCGCTTTTATATGTTTCAGGTCTTATATACCCTTTTATTATCGCATTAGCTTTTGCTTATTTAATCAACCCAGTCGTAAATTTTCTCAATCAAAAACTACAATTCCCCCGTGCCTTAGCGGTACTCGTCAGTTTAATTCTCGTGTTCGGTGCCATCGTCGGACTTGTTACATACCTTGTGACAGAAGCCATTTCCGCCACAACTTACTTACTGCAAATCGTCACAGAAAAGTTTCCAGCAATTGTACAATATGCACAGCAATTTGCACTCAATAATATTATGCCTTTATATGATGATTTAATTTCTCAATTTAATCATCTAGGTGAATCACAGCAATATACAATTACACAAAACATTCAAAATCTAGGAACGGAAGCAACACAGCAGATGAAAGAATTGTTGACCGCTATTATAAGCGGATTAACAAACTTCATCAGTGCACTTCCAACGACTTTAACAGTTCTTGTCTTCATCTTATTAGCAACTTTCTTTATTAGTTTTGATTGGCATACACTTGCTTATAAAGTGAAACAATTGCTTCCGAATCGCGTACACGGATATGGAAAAACTATTTTTGTCGATTTGCGAAAAGCATTATTTGGATTTGTAAAAGCACAACTCACACTTGTATCTATGACAACCATCATTGTACTAATTGGACTATTAATTTTGCGTGTACCCTATGCTATCACAATCGCAATCATTACCGGAGTTGTAGACTTGCTTCCTTATTTAGGAACGGGAGCAGTTTTTGTCCCTTGGGTTATATATGTATTTTTCACAGGGGATACAGCATTCGCAATCGGTCTACTTATTTTATATATTGTCGTCATTGTTCAAAGACAAATCATGGAGCCAAAAGTATTATCATCCAATATTGGACTCGATCCACTCCCAACACTTATCGCATTATTCGTTGGATTTAAGCTATATGGTTTTTTAGGATTAATCATCGGTCCTGTCACATTGGTACTATTAAACACATTGCACAAAGCCCATGTATTTCATGATTTATGGAAGTTTATTAAAGGTCCACCATTAAAATAA
- a CDS encoding FxsA family protein yields the protein MKWMLFLFILISALEVTLLFGSSHLIGMWPTFAMIVFTGVLGTYLAKRQGFMVLREIRSRLNRGEMPGDAVLDGIFVFVGGVFLLVPGYVTDIIGLIFIFPATRKLCKPVIMKWLEWKLRKNTTVIVQK from the coding sequence ATGAAGTGGATGCTGTTTCTTTTTATTTTAATTTCAGCGCTTGAAGTGACACTGCTATTTGGTTCTAGTCACTTGATTGGTATGTGGCCAACGTTTGCTATGATTGTGTTTACGGGTGTGCTTGGTACTTATTTAGCGAAACGACAGGGGTTTATGGTATTGAGAGAAATTCGTTCAAGGTTGAATAGGGGTGAGATGCCAGGTGATGCTGTATTAGATGGTATTTTTGTCTTTGTGGGTGGAGTGTTTCTGTTGGTACCTGGGTACGTAACAGATATAATAGGGCTTATTTTTATATTTCCGGCAACGAGAAAGTTATGTAAGCCTGTAATAATGAAATGGTTAGAATGGAAATTAAGAAAGAATACAACCGTTATAGTGCAAAAATAG
- the pyk gene encoding pyruvate kinase has product MRKTKIVCTIGPASESIEKLEQLIEAGMNVARLNFSHGSHEEHGARIKNIREASKKTGKTVAILLDTKGPEIRTHDFVDGQAELVTGAEVVISTEQVLGTAEKFSVSYAGLYDDVDPGSRVLIDDGLIELEVIEKADGNIRTKVLNSGTVKNKKGVNVPNVSIKLPGITEKDVKDIVFGIEQKVDFIAASFVRKAADVLEIRELLEAHNAQFIQIVPKIENQEGIDNIDSILEVSDGLMVARGDMGVEIPPEEVPLVQKRLIKKCNVLGKPVITATQMLDSMQRNPRPTRAEASDVANAIFDGTDAIMLSGETAAGQYPVEAVTMMANIAVRVEKSLQYEDMFKKRIKEFTPTITDAISQSVAHTALALDVAAIVAPTESGYTAKMISKYRPKSPIVAVTSDEQVGRRLALVWGVQAFMAGKRAASTDEMLDTAIQTVMDAGLIGLGDTVVITAGVPVAETGTTNLMKIHVVGEEIAKGQGIGRKAAKGKVVVAKTAAEAVANVTEGDILVTTSTDKDMIPAIEKAAALVVEEGGLTSHAAVVGVSIGIPVIVGVNGVTATLKNGQEVTVDAARGIVYNGHAEVL; this is encoded by the coding sequence ATGCGTAAAACTAAAATTGTATGTACTATAGGTCCTGCTAGTGAAAGTATTGAGAAATTAGAGCAATTAATCGAAGCGGGTATGAACGTTGCTCGTTTAAACTTCTCTCATGGTAGCCATGAAGAGCACGGAGCACGTATTAAAAACATTCGTGAAGCTTCAAAGAAAACTGGTAAAACAGTTGCGATCTTACTTGATACAAAAGGTCCAGAAATCCGTACACATGATTTCGTAGACGGACAAGCTGAGCTTGTAACAGGTGCAGAAGTAGTGATCTCTACTGAGCAAGTATTAGGAACTGCAGAGAAGTTCTCTGTATCTTATGCTGGTCTTTATGATGATGTAGATCCAGGTTCTCGCGTTCTAATTGATGACGGTCTTATCGAACTAGAAGTAATCGAGAAAGCTGATGGAAACATCCGTACAAAAGTATTAAACAGCGGAACTGTGAAAAATAAAAAAGGTGTTAACGTACCAAACGTAAGCATTAAGCTTCCTGGTATCACTGAAAAAGACGTAAAAGATATCGTCTTCGGTATCGAGCAAAAAGTTGATTTCATCGCGGCATCTTTCGTTCGTAAAGCAGCTGACGTGTTAGAAATCCGTGAATTGTTAGAAGCGCATAATGCACAATTCATTCAAATCGTACCAAAAATTGAAAACCAAGAAGGTATCGATAACATCGATTCTATCTTAGAAGTTTCTGACGGTTTAATGGTAGCTCGTGGTGACATGGGTGTAGAAATTCCACCAGAAGAAGTACCATTAGTACAAAAACGCCTAATTAAAAAATGTAATGTATTAGGTAAACCGGTTATTACTGCAACACAAATGTTAGATTCTATGCAACGTAACCCACGCCCAACTCGCGCAGAAGCAAGTGACGTAGCGAACGCAATCTTTGATGGTACAGATGCAATCATGCTTTCTGGTGAAACTGCAGCGGGACAATACCCAGTAGAAGCAGTAACAATGATGGCAAACATCGCAGTACGTGTTGAAAAATCATTGCAATACGAAGATATGTTCAAAAAACGTATTAAAGAGTTTACGCCAACAATTACAGATGCAATCAGTCAATCTGTTGCACACACAGCACTTGCTCTTGATGTAGCTGCAATCGTAGCTCCAACAGAAAGTGGATATACGGCAAAAATGATCTCTAAATATCGTCCGAAATCTCCAATCGTAGCTGTAACATCTGACGAGCAAGTGGGCCGTCGTCTTGCGCTTGTTTGGGGTGTACAAGCATTTATGGCTGGAAAACGTGCAGCATCTACTGATGAAATGTTAGATACTGCAATTCAAACAGTTATGGATGCGGGTCTAATCGGACTTGGAGATACAGTTGTAATTACTGCTGGTGTACCAGTTGCTGAAACTGGTACAACAAACTTAATGAAAATCCATGTTGTTGGTGAAGAAATCGCTAAAGGACAAGGGATTGGTCGCAAAGCTGCAAAAGGTAAAGTGGTTGTAGCGAAAACAGCTGCAGAAGCTGTAGCAAACGTAACAGAAGGAGATATCCTAGTTACAACAAGCACTGATAAAGATATGATTCCTGCAATTGAAAAAGCTGCAGCTCTAGTAGTGGAAGAAGGCGGCTTAACAAGCCATGCAGCTGTTGTAGGTGTATCAATCGGTATTCCGGTTATCGTTGGTGTAAATGGTGTGACAGCAACTCTAAAAAATGGCCAAGAAGTAACAGTTGATGCGGCACGCGGAATTGTTTATAATGGACATGCGGAAGTGCTATAA
- the pfkA gene encoding 6-phosphofructokinase encodes MKRIGVLTSGGDSPGMNAAIRAVVRKAIFHDIEVYGIYHGYAGLISGHIEKLELGSVGDIIHRGGTKLYTARCPEFKDPEVRLKGIEQLNKFGIEGLVVIGGDGSYQGAKKLTEQGFPCVGVPGTIDNDIPGTDFTIGFDTALNTVIDAIDKIRDTATSHERTYVIEVMGRHAGDIALWAGLADGAETILIPEEEYDMEDVIARLKRGSERGKKHSIIVVAEGVGSAIDIGKHIEEATNFDTRVTVLGHVQRGGSPSAQDRVLASRLGARAVELLIEGRGGRCVGIQNNQLVDHDIIEALAQKHTIDKDMYQLSKELSI; translated from the coding sequence ATGAAACGTATTGGTGTATTAACAAGTGGTGGAGATTCACCTGGTATGAATGCTGCCATTCGTGCAGTTGTTCGTAAAGCGATTTTCCATGATATAGAAGTATATGGTATCTACCATGGATACGCTGGATTAATTTCTGGTCACATTGAAAAATTAGAACTTGGTTCTGTTGGCGATATTATCCACCGTGGTGGTACAAAATTATATACAGCGAGATGTCCTGAGTTTAAAGACCCAGAAGTACGACTAAAAGGTATCGAGCAATTAAATAAATTTGGCATTGAAGGACTTGTTGTTATTGGTGGAGACGGTTCTTACCAAGGTGCTAAAAAATTAACGGAGCAAGGATTCCCGTGTGTCGGTGTACCAGGTACAATTGATAATGATATTCCTGGGACAGACTTCACAATTGGTTTCGATACAGCATTAAACACTGTTATTGATGCAATCGATAAAATTCGTGATACAGCTACATCTCATGAACGTACATATGTTATCGAAGTAATGGGCCGTCACGCTGGTGATATCGCATTATGGGCTGGTTTAGCAGATGGCGCAGAAACAATCTTAATTCCAGAAGAAGAGTATGACATGGAAGATGTTATTGCTCGTTTGAAACGTGGTAGTGAGCGTGGAAAGAAACATAGTATTATCGTCGTAGCTGAAGGTGTTGGAAGCGCGATTGACATCGGTAAACACATTGAAGAAGCAACAAACTTTGATACTCGTGTAACTGTATTAGGTCACGTACAACGTGGTGGATCACCAAGTGCACAAGATCGTGTATTAGCAAGCCGCCTGGGTGCAAGAGCAGTTGAACTGTTGATTGAAGGTAGAGGTGGACGCTGCGTTGGTATCCAAAACAACCAACTTGTTGATCATGACATTATCGAAGCGTTAGCTCAAAAACATACGATTGATAAAGATATGTATCAATTATCTAAAGAATTATCCATCTAA
- the accA gene encoding acetyl-CoA carboxylase carboxyl transferase subunit alpha — MAELEFEKPVVELRNKIRELKDYTKNSQMDFSEEIRILEDKLENLEEEIYGNMKVWDRVQIARHAERPTTLDYIKHLFTDFFECHGDRLYGDDAAIVGGIAKYNGMPVTVIGHQRGKDTKENIRRNFGMPHPEGYRKALRLMKQAEKFNRPIICFIDTKGAYPGKAAEERGQSEAIARNLFEMAGLTVPVICIVIGEGGSGGALGLGVGDYVHMLENSTYSVITPEGAAAILWKDAGKAKEAAEAMKITAADLKELGVIDEIIPEARGGAHRNILKQSENIDLMLKKTFGQLNGISKDELIEKRYEKYMKIGQVSFSNASIWIK; from the coding sequence ATGGCAGAGCTAGAATTTGAAAAACCAGTTGTTGAGCTAAGAAATAAGATTCGTGAACTGAAAGACTATACGAAAAACAGCCAGATGGACTTCAGTGAGGAGATTCGTATTTTGGAAGACAAGCTAGAAAACTTGGAGGAAGAAATATACGGCAATATGAAAGTATGGGACCGCGTTCAAATTGCTCGTCATGCAGAACGACCGACAACGCTCGATTATATTAAGCACTTATTTACTGATTTTTTTGAATGTCATGGAGATCGTCTATATGGCGATGATGCAGCGATTGTCGGCGGCATAGCGAAATATAATGGAATGCCTGTAACAGTAATCGGGCACCAGCGCGGGAAAGATACGAAAGAAAATATTCGTCGTAATTTTGGGATGCCTCATCCAGAAGGATATCGAAAAGCGCTACGTTTAATGAAACAAGCGGAGAAATTTAATCGTCCAATCATCTGTTTCATTGATACAAAGGGTGCTTATCCTGGTAAAGCAGCTGAAGAACGTGGTCAAAGTGAAGCCATTGCACGCAATTTATTTGAAATGGCAGGGCTTACTGTACCTGTGATTTGCATTGTTATCGGTGAAGGTGGCAGTGGTGGTGCGCTAGGTCTTGGAGTAGGAGATTACGTTCATATGCTAGAAAATTCCACTTATTCTGTTATTACACCAGAAGGAGCGGCAGCGATTCTTTGGAAAGATGCAGGAAAAGCGAAAGAAGCTGCAGAAGCGATGAAAATCACGGCGGCAGATTTGAAAGAATTAGGTGTAATTGACGAAATTATTCCAGAAGCACGCGGCGGTGCGCATCGTAATATTTTGAAGCAATCGGAAAATATTGATTTAATGTTGAAAAAAACATTTGGGCAATTAAACGGTATTTCGAAAGATGAATTAATCGAAAAACGTTATGAAAAATATATGAAAATTGGGCAAGTTTCGTTTTCAAACGCTTCCATTTGGATAAAATAA
- the accD gene encoding acetyl-CoA carboxylase, carboxyltransferase subunit beta: MLRDLFVKKKKYAAIPSEQVRKDVPDGVMTKCPKCKKIMYTKELLKNLKVCVNCGYHHPMNAWERLDSVLDEGSFREYDKEMVSLNPLEFPNYEEKLESDRKKTELNEAVVTGEGTIDEMLVVIAVMDSRFRMGSMGSVVGEKIARAVEKAYELQVPFIIFTASGGARMQEGILSLMQMAKTSVALKKHSNAGGLFISVMTHPTTGGVSASFASLGDYNLAEPGALIGFAGRRVIEQTVREKLPEDFQTAEFLLEHGQLDAVVHRDDMKESLRKILEVHQGGETAIWQS; the protein is encoded by the coding sequence GTGCTAAGAGATTTATTCGTAAAAAAGAAAAAGTACGCTGCAATTCCTTCAGAACAAGTACGAAAAGATGTACCGGACGGTGTCATGACAAAATGTCCGAAATGTAAGAAAATAATGTATACAAAAGAGCTGCTTAAAAATTTAAAAGTATGTGTAAACTGTGGTTATCATCATCCTATGAATGCGTGGGAACGCCTGGATAGTGTATTGGACGAAGGTTCATTTCGTGAGTATGACAAAGAGATGGTTTCGTTAAATCCACTTGAGTTCCCAAATTATGAAGAAAAATTAGAGAGTGATCGCAAGAAAACAGAATTAAATGAAGCAGTTGTGACAGGTGAAGGAACAATTGATGAAATGCTTGTTGTGATTGCAGTAATGGATTCTCGCTTTCGAATGGGCAGCATGGGCTCTGTTGTAGGAGAAAAAATTGCACGTGCAGTTGAAAAAGCATACGAATTACAAGTTCCATTTATTATCTTTACTGCATCGGGTGGTGCGCGTATGCAAGAAGGTATTTTAAGTTTAATGCAAATGGCAAAAACGAGCGTAGCTTTGAAAAAGCACAGCAATGCTGGAGGATTATTTATTTCTGTTATGACTCATCCGACAACAGGTGGTGTTTCAGCGAGTTTCGCTTCACTTGGTGACTATAATCTTGCAGAGCCAGGTGCACTTATCGGCTTTGCTGGTAGACGTGTAATTGAACAAACAGTGCGTGAGAAACTTCCAGAAGACTTCCAAACGGCAGAGTTTTTACTAGAGCACGGTCAATTGGATGCGGTTGTGCATCGCGACGATATGAAAGAGTCGCTCCGTAAGATTTTAGAAGTTCATCAAGGAGGGGAAACGGCTATATGGCAGAGCTAG
- a CDS encoding FadR/GntR family transcriptional regulator, which translates to MTSSNTKVYLEIVKKIRSIMEEDGLVAGDRLPSERELSARLNVGRSSVREALRALELVGLIETRRGEGTFIRNFYDNGLVQLIAPFLLQDEKTIRDLLQTKRLLEKDILRIVCDLPKETFPSVLGMLQQVLKKDESSIQEFHQTFFKTLIEQVDNYLLYRIWRIVNDYVATLSYEISLESIEMYRKLYEALYVKKEEEALKIYDELMENIQFHS; encoded by the coding sequence TTGACATCATCAAATACAAAAGTATATCTCGAAATTGTAAAGAAAATCCGTTCCATTATGGAAGAGGATGGTTTAGTAGCAGGTGATCGTTTACCATCTGAGCGCGAGTTAAGTGCACGTTTAAACGTTGGGCGTTCATCTGTACGGGAAGCATTGCGAGCTTTAGAACTCGTAGGGTTAATTGAAACAAGACGCGGTGAAGGGACGTTTATTCGAAACTTCTATGACAATGGTCTTGTTCAATTAATCGCACCATTTTTATTACAAGATGAGAAAACAATTCGTGATTTGTTACAGACGAAACGATTGCTTGAAAAAGATATTCTTCGAATCGTATGTGATTTACCAAAAGAAACGTTTCCTAGTGTATTAGGTATGTTGCAACAAGTTCTTAAAAAGGACGAAAGTTCAATCCAGGAGTTTCATCAAACGTTTTTTAAAACACTTATTGAACAAGTGGACAATTATTTACTATATCGAATTTGGAGAATTGTAAATGATTACGTTGCGACTCTTTCTTATGAAATTTCACTAGAATCTATAGAAATGTATAGAAAGCTTTACGAAGCGCTATACGTGAAAAAAGAAGAAGAGGCGCTAAAAATTTATGATGAATTAATGGAAAACATACAGTTTCACTCGTAA
- a CDS encoding NADP-dependent malic enzyme, whose protein sequence is MHKVHQGKLETVSKVKVENAKDLSLAYSPGVAEPCKEIYDDKSKVYEYTMKGNMVAVVTDGTAVLGLGNIGPEASLPVMEGKAVLFKSFAGVDAFPIALNTNDVDKIVETVKLMEPTFGGVNLEDIAAPNCFIIEERLKKETNIPVFHDDQHGTAIVTVAGLVNALKLVGKKMSNIKVVANGAGAAGIAIIKLLYRYGVRDVIMCDRKGAIYEGRPVGMNPVKDEVAKYTNKNRIEGSLADVVQGADVFIGVSAEGALTEEMVRTMNDDAIIFAMANPVPEIMPEIAKAAGAAVVGTGRSDFPNQVNNVLAFPGIFRGALDVHATQINEEMKMAAVEAIAELVAADELNTDYIIPAPFDARVAPQVAAYVAKAAMETGVARRQVDPNEVAEKTRQLALIGKE, encoded by the coding sequence ATGCATAAAGTGCATCAAGGAAAATTAGAAACTGTATCAAAAGTAAAAGTAGAAAATGCAAAAGATTTAAGTCTTGCGTATTCTCCAGGGGTTGCAGAACCTTGTAAAGAAATCTATGACGATAAAAGTAAGGTATATGAATATACGATGAAGGGCAATATGGTAGCAGTTGTGACAGACGGAACAGCTGTACTTGGTCTTGGTAACATTGGACCAGAAGCATCTCTTCCAGTAATGGAAGGTAAAGCGGTATTATTCAAGAGCTTTGCTGGTGTAGATGCATTCCCAATTGCTTTAAATACAAACGATGTAGATAAAATTGTTGAAACTGTAAAATTAATGGAGCCAACATTTGGCGGTGTAAATTTAGAAGATATTGCAGCACCAAACTGCTTTATCATTGAAGAACGTTTGAAAAAAGAAACAAATATTCCTGTATTCCATGATGATCAACACGGAACAGCTATTGTAACAGTAGCAGGTCTTGTAAACGCACTTAAGTTAGTTGGAAAGAAAATGTCTAACATTAAAGTGGTAGCAAACGGTGCTGGTGCAGCGGGTATTGCAATCATTAAACTTTTATATCGCTATGGTGTACGCGACGTTATTATGTGTGACCGAAAAGGCGCAATTTATGAAGGTCGCCCTGTTGGTATGAATCCGGTGAAAGATGAAGTTGCAAAATATACGAATAAAAATCGTATAGAAGGTTCATTAGCAGATGTTGTACAAGGTGCGGATGTATTTATCGGTGTATCTGCGGAAGGTGCATTAACTGAAGAAATGGTTCGTACAATGAATGACGATGCAATTATTTTTGCAATGGCAAATCCGGTTCCAGAAATTATGCCAGAAATTGCGAAAGCAGCAGGAGCAGCTGTTGTTGGGACTGGTCGTTCTGACTTCCCGAACCAAGTAAATAATGTACTAGCGTTCCCTGGTATTTTCCGTGGTGCACTTGATGTACATGCTACACAAATTAATGAAGAAATGAAAATGGCAGCTGTAGAGGCTATTGCAGAGCTTGTAGCGGCAGATGAGTTGAATACAGACTATATCATTCCAGCACCGTTTGACGCGCGTGTAGCGCCGCAGGTGGCAGCTTACGTTGCAAAAGCTGCGATGGAAACAGGCGTAGCTCGCCGTCAAGTAGATCCAAATGAAGTTGCTGAGAAAACAAGACAATTAGCGCTGATTGGTAAAGAGTAA